From the Toxoplasma gondii ME49 chromosome VIIa, whole genome shotgun sequence genome, one window contains:
- a CDS encoding acyltransferase domain-containing protein (encoded by transcript TGME49_203570), giving the protein MGKLQPEVEAEVRGDAQDLYDRIAGTIRPPAVYILGGLLHTAFLRLFDRIVVESTEVERLRKTVQESHGPVILLPTHRSYMDSLLLFYMCLGNGMPLPFVAADENLAQIAIINRLLRNSGTFFLKKPVSLSKSQTKSPSSRLYYTVVHQYIQAVAKRHGYLEFFIEGGRSKTGLLSRPQNGILRSVLDLYFDFEQPNVTFVPITISYDKVLEADSFPQELLGGHRKKEDLRRVLNVIRCMSCYGQDCKIQGTDSNGLQQRFGLGSKPLGSAYIKIAEPTTFKLTADFADHLMGNLSSNLIVSPTSLVATILCMHRNGIREEDLEDQVQWLRDQVLLRGGLLSPGVGGLMFDMRLIVQAALQTYLRGVVASSGGGWSVIQSVAPGAAGANGVSGTPSVGDLTMKRPSTVGGTVVGPLGADAPRLVLAYYRNECCHLFILEAIVCAALFAFGHETAWEEGADSTALTEKAVFLMELLKDHFALKSQMREGEILKVSRHIRKANPDN; this is encoded by the exons atgGGAAAGCTGCAG CCGGAAGTCGAGGCGGAAGTCCGAGGAGACGCCCAGGACCTGTATGATAGAATTGCGGGGACGATCAGACCTCCGGCCGTCTACATCCTAGGAGGGCTTCTTCACACTGCGTTTCTGCGGCTTTTCGACCGCATTGTTGTTGAAAGCACAGAGGTCGAACGACTGAGAAAAACGGTGCAAGAGAGCCACGGCCCAGTTATCCTCCTACCTACACACAGGTCTTACATG GATTCCCTCCTTCTATTTTACATGTGCCTCGGCAATGGGATGCCTCTCCCCTTCGTGGCGGCGGACGAAAATTTGGCGCAAATTGCGATCATAAATCGACTTCTTCGAAACTCTGGAACCTTTTTTCTCAAAAAGCCCGTCAGCCTATCAAAGAGCCAAACGAAGAGCCCGTCTTCCCGACTTTATTATACAGTGGTGCACCAGTATATTCAGGCAGTTGCAAAGCGTCACGGATATCTCGAGTTCTTTATTGAGGGCGGACGAAGCAAAACAG GCTTGCTCTCTCGCCCACAAAATGGTATTCTCCGGTCAGTGCTGGACCTGTACTTCGACTTCGAACAGCCGAACGTCACTTTTGTTCCAATCACAATTTCGTACGACAAGGTTTTGGAAGCTGACTCATTTCCGCAGGAGCTTTTAGGCGGccacaggaagaaagaagacttGCGTCGTGTCCTCAATGTCATTCGTTGCATGTCGTGTTACGGCCAGGACTGTAAAATCCAAGGCACAGATAGCAATGGCCTTCAACAGCGGTTCGGTCTCGGTTCCAAGCCCCTTGGCTCTGCGTACATTAAAATCGCCGAACCCACTACTTTCAAG TTGACTGCCGACTTCGCGGACCACCTGATGGGCAACCTGTCTTCCAACCTTATCGTATCTCCGACTTCCCTGGTGGCCACTatcctctgcatgcatcgcaaTGGCATCCGCGAGGAGGATCTG GAGGACCAGGTCCAGTGGTTGCGCGATCAGGTACTTCTTCGCGGTGGACTTCTATCCCCCGGCGTCGGTGGCCTGATGTTTGATATGCGTCTCATCGTTCAAGCAGCCCTGCAGACATATCTACGAGGCGTTGTTGCAAGCAGTGGGGGTGGCTGGTCTGTCATTCAGAGTGTCGCCCCCGGTGCCGCTGGCGCGAACGGAGTCTCAGGAACCCCTTCAGTCGGCGACCTAACAATGAAACGACCTTCTACCGTAGGAGGGACAGTTGTAGGGCCTCTCGGTGCCGATGCGCCTCGCCTAGTTCTTGCTTACTACAGAAATGAATGCTGTCATTTGTTCATTCTTGAGGCTATAGTATGTGCTGCTCTGTTTGCTTTTGGTCATGAGACAGCGtgggaagaaggcgctgaCAGCACGGCTCTGACAGAAAAAGCAGTTTTTTTGATGGAACTGCTCAAGGACCATTTCGCTTTGAAATCCCAGatgagagaaggcgaaattCTCAAGGTGAGCAGACATATCCGAAAAGCGAATCCAGACAACTGA
- a CDS encoding hypothetical protein (encoded by transcript TGME49_203600~Signal peptide predicted by SignalP 2.0 HMM (probability 0.686) with cleavage site probability 0.318 at residue 39~Predicted trans-membrane domain (TMHMM2.0):20-38), which yields MILSTERMNRPGCHRASRNGGRAFFFLLLVSLSYFFLWSQDATLYANAKGCCKKSCGGSRNPTPAASAAAPAAEGQGGGGPPPIGVIVPIKLGYKSYFIFSDIYTKLYNLMKSAVGKRLGRLFRGSDQPTAARVSSHWLHALLLQLTGAVQPASVTKSGEALEGTELNGASLHDLAEKFEVISLNVWKSSGPKTGSPVCAVGDRDCRSRVEEVLYTVLTLFYSTVLSTHGSGVLLKNFKTILQLDECPFAVYSDPAFVNAAGEEGSVNVSAVETRLVKLGAGKYTSESCRRFRTTLLTEMNNAGVTVEEEINKLKAEKEGKSGYSLSDLVRSSYASARSSPSFNQMTLLAAVRGEAAALGMEHSSCGERRDAVAAAMSAAKETMSPVVFTQFLEKTEKELRSSGNLCDTIAEAIAVEKKRLDEKQPESEKEDCCCDNKA from the coding sequence ATGATTCTCTCCACGGAAAGAATGAATCGCCCTGGTTGCCATCGTGCCTCGCGAAATGGCGGAAGGgcgttttttttcctgttgcttgtttctctctcctatttttttctctggagccAAGATGCCACCTTGTACGCGAATGCGAAAGGGTGCTGCAAGAAATCGTGTGGAGGCTCCCGTAATCCAACACCAGCAGCATCTGCTGCGGCACCTGCTGCAGAGGGTCAAGGCGGGGGCGGTCCGCCACCTATTGGTGTGATAGTTCCAATCAAACTTGGATACAAGTCATATTTCATCTTCTCTGACATTTACACCAAGCTTTACAATTTGATGAAATCCGCAGTCGGCAAACGGCTTGGCCGTTTGTTCCGAGGGAGTGATCAGCCGACAGCAGCCCGAGTCAGCTCACATTGGCTCcacgctcttcttctgcagttgACAGGTGCCGTTCAACCAGCAAGTGTGACAAAGAGTGGCGAAGCGTTGGAAGGAACGGAGCTTAATGGTGCATCGCTTCATGATCTGGCTGAAAAATTCGAGGTGATCAGCTTGAACGTCTGGAAGAGCAGCGGGCCGAAGACTGGCAGTCCAGTTTGTGCGGTAGGTGACAGAGACTGCCGTTCAAGAGTTGAAGAAGTCCTGTATACAGTTTTGACTCTCTTCTATTCCACGGTTCTGTCAACCCACGGGTCTGGGGTACTCCTAAAGAATTTCAAAACCATTTTACAGTTGGACGAGTGCCCCTTCGCCGTCTACTCCGACCCCGCATTTGTCAACGCAGCAGGTGAGGAGGGCTCGGTGAATGTCTCTGCAGTGGAGACGCGGCTTGTTAAGCTGGGTGCAGGGAAATACACCAGCGAAAGTTGCCGCAGATTCCGTACCACTTTGCTGACTGAAATGAACAATGCTGGTGTGaccgtggaagaagaaatcaaCAAGttgaaggcagaaaaagagggaaaatCGGGATATTCTCTCTCAGATCTCGTCCGATCCAGCTACGCTAGTGcgcgctcttctccgtcgttcaATCAAATGACCCTGCTGGCGGCTGTGAGGGGAGAAGCCGCGGCTCTTGGAATGGAGCATTCGAGCTGCGGCGAGAGACGTGATGCAGTTGCTGCTGCCATGTCCGCCGCCAAGGAGACAATGAGTCCAGTGGTCTTCACTCAGTTCCTGGAGAAAACTGAGAAGGAGCTACGCAGCTCAGGCAACCTGTGCGACACAATTGCGGAGGCTATCgcggtggagaagaaaagactgGACGAGAAACAACCAGAGTCAGAAAAAGAGGATTGCTGCTGCGATAATAAGGCATGA
- a CDS encoding hypothetical protein (encoded by transcript TGME49_203590) has product MTTTEPASPEFASRSLQAYHLECVRASDPAQGHYLTTDRVYCGPQFELAGDHGLVSKIPSTGLPEHEERFSKSASSQQYGTHLGSYGSLKATAGVSRKPEKLPNNFKTTYAETFSELNSAKNADMNGLAPPNHHESVLKLFQNPPNQEGKNPIIKKTDTIQLAASKTFKTVYMEKFSDIASDGKLGSSTELTGRDKRKEIRTETLYGTSAWGVSERPPPYIPGPQWSYSDQDTHPSMAYRSTYETSYQHRTRTRDVVSNDVATNQHFTVLGMGQIATDRRHDSFSGYHLLDKNGQEGAEAVADTSAVNIALTMPPKKQNATDSFVEAVRGSPQDSPVLRENQQARRNAGLDAFQESVYKFEPNKARIDLGVPYCKPWKPLDQLYFTVPSQDFPVSHIKPVAPADRFTPVSPTARFDGRTAGLRLKGQDQ; this is encoded by the coding sequence ATGACGACTACTGAGCCGGCATCTCCCGAGTTCGCTTCGAGATCTCTGCAGGCGTATCACCTGGAGTGTGTGCGCGCTTCAGATCCTGCGCAGGGACACTACCTGACAACCGATAGAGTGTATTGTGGGCCGCAATTTGAGTTGGCTGGTGACCATGGGCTTGTTTCCAAAATCCCTTCAACAGGTTTACCGGAACACGAAGAGAGATTCTCTAAGTCAGCGAGTTCTCAACAATACGGGACGCACCTGGGCAGCTACGGGTCACTGAAGGCGACAGCGGGGGTCAGTCGAAAGCCTGAAAAGCTACCCAACAATTTCAAAACAACGTATGCTGAAACTTTCAGTGAGCTGAATTCAGCCAAAAATGCTGACATGAACGGTCTGGCTCCACCAAACCATCATGAGTCTGTACTGAAGTTGTTCCAGAACCCCCCTAATCAAGAGGGGAAAAATCCAATAATCAAGAAAACTGACACTATACAGCTTGCCGCTAGCAAAACCTTTAAGACTGTGTACATGGAAAAGTTCTCCGATATCGCATCAGATGGGAAGCTGGGGTCGTCCACCGAGTTgacagggagagacaaaagaaaagagattAGAACCGAAACGTTGTACGGCACATCCGCCTGGGGCGTGAGCGAGCGACCTCCCCCTTATATTCCCGGTCCACAGTGGAGTTACTCTGATCAAGATACCCATCCATCCATGGCCTATCGATCAACATATGAAACTTCATATCAGCACAGAACACGAACGCGCGACGTGGTTTCAAACGATGTGGCTACTAACCAGCATTTCACCGTATTGGGGATGGGTCAAATCGCAACTGACCGTCGACACGACTCTTTTTCTGGTTATCATTTGCTTGACAAAAACGGCCAGGAAGGGGCTGAAGCCGTAGCTGATACCAGTGCCGTAAACATCGCTCTAACGATGCCTCCAAAGAAACAAAACGCAACGGACTCATTCGTCGAAGCTGTTCGTGGAAGTCCGCAGGACAGTCCTGTTCTTCGAGAGAATCAGCAGGCTAGACGAAATGCGGGGTTGGATGCATTTCAAGAGAGTGTCTACAAGTTTGAGCCGAACAAGGCTAGAATCGATCTTGGAGTTCCATACTGCAAACCGTGGAAACCGCTGGATCAGCTGTATTTTACTGTGCCGTCCCAAGACTTCCCTGTCAGCCACATCAAGCCAGTTGCACCTGCTGACCGTTTCACCCCAGTGTCGCCTACGGCACGGTTTGATGGGAGGACGGCAGGGCTTCGACTGAAGGGTCAGGACCAATGA
- a CDS encoding NAD-binding domain 4 domain-containing protein (encoded by transcript TGME49_203580): MEHSSMIQAFYPHQTLLVTGASGFVGKVLLAQLLKSCPVKKLYVLLRPSAGRSAQERLLVDVFSSPAFDEMRNAHQYEGGWNEWISKRVVAVPGDLLKPDFGIQHKHVIRKLQEEVTVVIHLAASVHFNSPLKDNYRSNVEGTMRILEFAKGCPFLQVFVHTSTCYVNSDHEGRVKEDILPLSWDTEELLAAVHKMIELRDNEARYTHLDVANLEKQLLGRFPNTYTFTKRLSEALLIRDWEKALLHPEQSEVKFPLCMLRPSIVGAAYQHPRRGWIDNLNATGGMFLLCALGVLKCLPANPNLIGDNVPVDTVADALIVSGAAVAAAHAWGDILYYGREYNMMNPFFNRITRDLQTPYFEGDFDDFRRLPAAVTATITRYLLPASSPLKRNAVMYHSGIKKVEKAAEAFHPFSYHEWVFEQNNMRKLQHLLTPEERNVYLLKTEDLDWRSWTHYFFYGIARWLLKEQSGKSQPHQGEWNTFFRVSV, encoded by the exons ATGGAACACTCTAGCATGATCCAGGCTTTTTACCCTCACCAGACTTTGTTGGTGACAGGTGCCAGTGGCTTTGTAGGCAAGGTATTGCTAGCGCAGCTGCTGAAATCATGCCCCGTGAAGAAGCTCTACGTACTCCTGCGACCGTCCGCGGGCCGTAGTGCCCAGGAGCGTTTGCTCGTCGACGTGTTCAGTAGTCCAGCGTTTGACGAAATGCGTAATGCACATCAGTATGAAGGCGGATGGAATGAATGGATTAGCAAACGTGTGGTCGCAGTCCCTGGTGACCTGTTGAAGCCCGATTTCGGTATTCAGCACAAGCATGTCATACGGAAACTTCAAGAAGAGGTGACAGTTGTTATTCATCTTGCAGCGAGCGTCCATTTCAATTCTCCTCTCAAAGACAACTACCGTAGTAATGTGGAAGGAACAATGCGGATTTTGGAATTCGCCAAGGGATGTCCGTTTCTCCAGGTTTTTGTTCACACGTCGACATGCTATGTCAACTCCGACCATGAAGGCCGCGTGAAAGAAGAtattcttcctctctcgtggGACACTGAAGAACTGCTAGCAGCTGTACACAAAATGATAGAACTTCGCGACAACGAGGCAAGG TACACTCACCTGGACGTTGCCAATCTTGAGAAACAACTTCTTGGACGATTCCCCAACACGTATACTTTCACAAAAAGACTTTCTGAGGCACTACTCATTAGAGACTGGGAAAAGGCCTTGCTCCATCCAGAGCAAAGCGAAGTTAAATTTCCACTTTGCATGCTACGACCGTCGATCGTCGGCGCGGCCTACCAGCATCCTCGACGAGGTTGGATCGACAATCTCAATGCTACTGGTGGCatgtttctcctct GCGCTCTGGGCGTTCTTAAATGCCTACCAGCGAATCCAAATCTCATCGGCGACAATGTCCCTGTCGACACTGTGGCAGATGCTCTTATTGTTTCTGGCGCAGCGGTGGCCGCTGCGCACGC ATGGGGGGACATTCTGTATTATGGACGAGAATACAACATGATGAATCCATTCTTCAACAGGATCACACGAGACCTACAGACACCATACTTTGAAGGCGATTTCGATGATTTTCGGCG GCTTCCGGCTGCAGTTACGGCAACAATCACACGGTACTTGCTCCCTGCGTCGTCGCCCCTGAAGCGAAACGCGGTTATGTATCACTCTGGCATCAAGAAGGTAGAGAAGGCCGCAGAAGCGTTCCACCCTTTTTCCTATCATGAATGGGTCTTTGAACAGAATAATATGCGCAAGCTTCAGCATCTGCTCACTCCAGAAGAACGCAATGTATATCTTTTAAAAACTGAAGACCTCGATTGGCGGAGCTGGACACACTACTTCTTCTATGGGATTGCTCGGTGGCTACTTAAAGAGCAATCAGGCAAGTCGCAACCACATCAAGGAGAATGGAACACCTTTTTCAGAGTGTCCGTGTAG
- a CDS encoding hypothetical protein (encoded by transcript TGME49_203560~Signal peptide predicted by SignalP 2.0 HMM (probability 0.979) with cleavage site probability 0.515 at residue 49), which produces MGVARHLPTPRLFCASVLTAFILSGKPHHSTSFFAKCFSCVFWLVVCSAQPLWASWRRMTGLGRDHLAPWPLLLGRHATISYAVDVLVVRQPLTSEHLHVYVRSPVSRCALNPNANHFCFGLQRGVLSPWGNNSDYYLNVQSQSID; this is translated from the exons ATGGGTGTAGCACGCCATCTGCCAACACCCAG GCTCTTTTGCGCTTCCGTTTTAACAGCATTCATTCTGTCGGGTAAACCTCACCACTCTACCAGTTTCTTTGCAAAGTGTTTTTCATGTGTTTTTTGGCTGGTCGTCTGTTCCGCTCAGCCACTCTGGGCTTCATGGAGGAGGATGACTGGTCTAGGCCGGGACCATTTGGCCCCATGGCCTCTCTTGTTAGGAAGACATGCAACGATTTCATATGCGGTAGACGTACTTGTCGTCAGACAGCCGTTGACGTCCGAGCATCTGCATGTATACGTACGTTCGCCAGTGTCTCGGTGCGCGCTCAATCCGAACGCGAATCATTTTTGTTTCGGTTTGCAACGCGGTGTATTGTCGCCGTGGGGAAACAACAGTGACTACTACCTCAATGTGCAATCTCAGTCCATAGATTGA